The window AATAGGTGTATTTCTGGTCAATGCAACTGGTCGTGAAGGTAGTGAGAAGGAACATTTTCAATAAGCAGAAAAATGTTATTAAGACAATCATGCTAACTCATTCATTAgcttttaaaaaaactctaaCTACAAGGGTTGTCCAGAGAGTAATcacaaataaaaactgctgaTTGTTGATTTATCGTTGATTGTAGCAATTCTGGTATTATTGGGTTTACAATGTATGTGTTTAGTATAAAATGCTGCTGAAATTTATCATGATCTAAATGATGATGAAAATCTGGTTAGTATAGTATACTGATGACAAAACTTTACAACTGAAATTAAACCAAACCATGGCTGAAAACATGCAGACATGTTAAAGAATCAAACTGATGTCTACCATTTTCTGGGACCACCTGCCAGAATTGATATTTGATCTGTTTTACTGTGTGAATTTGTACACTGAGGTGAAACCATGTGGACGGGGATTCTCTCTGTCTGATCTTGACAAGAGTTTGATGTGCCATCCAGAACTACCGGATTGTGATCTACGACAATGCAGGGTTGTACACTGAGGAAACAATGCAGGAGTTTATTTGCAGTTTTGGGTGGGGTTTTCCAACACCGTCCATACAATCATAATCTTGGACCCATTGATAATAATTCGACACAACAGTCAACATACGGTTGAAAGGCATGGTGGCAAACTTCTATGATAAgggaattaaaaatttgttagcCACTGCAATTGGTGCCTCAATATGTATGGAAATGATCTACAAAAGTACTATTGTGTAAAATGAAATAGCTCTTACTTTCTGGACATTTTATGTGGAGTAGTCAACACAGACATACGAAATCTATAAATACCTATATAAGAAGTTCCATATGTGCGTTTGTCCAGAGAGTTCGTGGGCTGACGGGGTTGATCAATGTCCAGATCTCTTGCAGAAGAAGGTACGTCCAGAGACCCTTGTGAGGACTTTTTCCATGTTCTTCAAATCCATCTGGTCATGATGAATCCAGAGGTCTGGAGGTTTTATATTGCTGGCACCCGGTTTGCCTGTGTTCCCTTTGGTGtatctgtaacaaatacaaagaTCTCTTTGTTTATACAtaagaattaaaatgttaacatggACAGTTAtcgataaataataaaaaatcagacaaaTTATCAGAGAAATTCCTGgtctgattaaaaaattaatagaaataattttatataggaAAAGAAATTTGGTTTGaacattaatttatgatattacaattgatttgatatgtttcagtttttaacacttagagtgctaatcccgtaatttttaTGGAACAGCGTAatttccgaagaatgctaatcccgtagttttacgtagttgtcatttcaattggtattatattacattgtccgtatttaaacgggttttgcctactctacaatgttatttgggtttttagtaacacaattcaccgctagaaagcgtcagatgtattgcaTGAGCTTGATggacaaagcaacttcggtcgctttgtttacgtgccgctgacgtgacgttcgttgcagccggcagtcgatgtcgcaatcatggcttctcgcagcttaAACaacgttgcgatcagtgatgtattagatgaagatagtttatTTGGTgttgatagtatttttgacgattctgacatcgATCCTGATTTCATGGAAGAAGATGAGACATATgtttcaggtaagaataagtctatttatcacataaacatcagtctaaaagtttggttacgTTATTgtttttcgtgaatcaaactataatttgtattataataaaattaactttattcaaccaatattctattcatatgaatgaaatgaaaatatattcatattttacatagtttattattatgttacagatgctgaaaacagtacTGACGGtgaaagtgatgccgacgcatcaatatgtTTGGCATAGTTTTTTTgtcaaaacactaaaaaaacataaaaacatgatttgtattattcaaaggacagtttatatttgtaaataacccattgtaaataattgtatatatgcttagtttagtcTGTTAGATAAAAGAACTAtctcaaaaaatatgtttttcaaaaacattttttatgtgtagttttttgaaaaaaaaaaaaaaaaaaaacactaacaatctcacgttacaagaaatacaaaagtaagctgaattaaggcatgtaagtatttttcttataccttaaatactttttttttaaataaatttttgaaaaccaccaaaaacgcccagcattctacagagttacatgttatttagggccaacactcaaagtgttaaatacatttttaatcattttcaatctTGCCTAacagttttaacaattaaaaagtgtacaacaaaaatcaattattactgacagaatacaaatttaaatatgaatttattaggTTAAATAAGACTGCTTGGGTTCATAACCTGCCCTACACCACACTAAACAGTaatgtacatataaataacaCAAGAAACAGTAGCAAAATTGCTAGACATTTCACCAGGCTCTCTAAAGTACTAAATTGCTCATGAGGTTGTAAGTATAAAGCTTTTTAACTGTTTGTCTCAGAGTGCTCAGCATGTTAGTTCtaaaagatttaagaaaataatgcatGCCTGGTTGAATTGCAAATCCATTCTATAGGCTGTGTGAgtttttatgaatgaaatgttGCTGATGCAGACTTTGTGGAAATATCCTCTTTTTAGATATATTTGAATGCTTGTACAGTTTGACTTGTTTTTGCACGCTATGAAatgcaatattgtttttatgttgtttatctTTAGTATAGTTGTTTCATCTGTAGTAATGACTGACAAGAATCTGATGCATGTTTATGCCCTTGaaatcaataaagttattctattctattcataaaaataaagatgaaattCACAACATTTATGCCTCAAATCAAATGTCATTCTCTGATTGGGAAATTACATAGTGTGATTCTTGTGAATGCCAGTAGCTTCCTCCCAGCATTTTTTTAATACTCCCATGACAACTGGGCATGAATCCTTCCCCTTACACACAGAGTGATCTCAAGAAATATGGTCCTCTCCTTCATTGATGCTTTTAAAGTGTGCTAAGAGCAGATTACAATGAAGGATTAAAACAATTCTCTGACAGTC of the Homalodisca vitripennis isolate AUS2020 chromosome X, UT_GWSS_2.1, whole genome shotgun sequence genome contains:
- the LOC124368641 gene encoding netrin receptor DCC-like isoform X1, which gives rise to MDGGGLSNMTLLLILLACCVLLIAGVAIGIAIVCCRKASVSQDRSKKGYTKGNTGKPGASNIKPPDLWIHHDQMDLKNMEKVLTRVSGRTFFCKRSGH